A genomic stretch from Gemmatimonadaceae bacterium includes:
- a CDS encoding HEAT repeat domain-containing protein, with translation MTGPTASSPAAAPDEDREPPFPPALVEEMLRLFARAVRAAQLYLRNNPTYLKSVDVARASFAPIWAQTDELLLEVTDTQLRWEGRVVANEPDKTTDALPWVLYKDGLRELRLLKGVEDQELVGLIDVITRVRKASTDDDDLLTVLWEKEFSCIRYRYVDLLVDSMEPLEAAPEATDHRLVDPTQVQEPPREEILPAGVVSLDDFNTTLYFLEEREVDYLRTAVQKEYDADLRANVVAILLDTYEHQVDATIRDEICGVLDTLLVNLLTAGQLGTVAVLLRETEVAAERARDITEAQQQRLAQLADRLSEPEALSQLLQSLDERVDAVGQQELNDLFEQLRVRALSTIFEWLGRVQTPRVRAQLETAAARLASANTGELVRLIGAPERGVAMEAMRRAGAMRTAAAVTGLGRMLQQSDAEVRHVAVQALAEIGSPGSMQLLERTIDDASREVRVATLRAFAARAHRPALNRLEGMIRERKVEGADLTEKMAVFEAYGAMCGDAGVALLDGILNGKGLFGKRDHAELRACAAMALGRVGTGNSEKALQKASGDKEILVRNAVNRALRGGAA, from the coding sequence GTGACCGGCCCCACCGCGTCGTCCCCCGCCGCCGCGCCCGACGAGGATCGGGAACCTCCGTTTCCACCGGCCCTGGTGGAGGAAATGCTGCGCCTGTTTGCCCGCGCGGTGCGGGCGGCGCAACTCTATCTCCGCAACAACCCCACCTACCTCAAGTCCGTGGACGTGGCGCGGGCGTCGTTTGCACCCATCTGGGCGCAGACCGACGAACTGTTGCTCGAGGTGACCGACACGCAGCTCCGGTGGGAGGGGCGTGTCGTGGCGAATGAGCCCGACAAGACAACCGACGCGTTGCCCTGGGTGCTCTACAAGGACGGACTGCGCGAATTGCGTCTGCTCAAGGGCGTCGAGGACCAGGAACTGGTTGGGCTGATCGACGTGATCACGCGCGTGCGCAAGGCGTCGACTGATGACGACGATCTGCTCACCGTGCTCTGGGAGAAGGAGTTCTCCTGCATCCGCTACCGCTACGTCGACCTGCTCGTCGACAGCATGGAGCCCCTGGAGGCCGCGCCCGAGGCCACGGACCATCGCCTGGTCGATCCCACCCAGGTGCAGGAGCCGCCGCGGGAGGAGATTCTCCCGGCCGGCGTGGTGAGTCTCGACGACTTCAACACCACGCTCTATTTCCTCGAAGAGCGCGAAGTCGACTACCTGCGGACGGCGGTGCAGAAGGAGTACGATGCCGACCTGCGGGCGAACGTCGTCGCGATCCTGCTCGATACCTACGAGCACCAGGTCGATGCCACGATTCGCGACGAGATTTGCGGGGTCCTCGACACGCTGCTCGTGAACCTGCTCACCGCCGGCCAGCTCGGGACCGTGGCCGTGCTGCTGCGCGAGACAGAGGTCGCGGCGGAACGCGCGCGCGACATCACCGAGGCCCAGCAACAGCGGCTGGCGCAACTCGCCGATCGGCTGAGCGAGCCGGAGGCACTGAGCCAGCTGCTCCAGTCACTCGATGAGCGGGTGGACGCGGTGGGGCAGCAGGAGCTGAACGACCTCTTCGAGCAGCTCCGCGTGCGCGCACTGTCGACAATCTTCGAGTGGCTCGGCCGGGTGCAGACCCCCCGCGTCCGGGCGCAGCTGGAGACGGCGGCGGCCCGGCTCGCCTCGGCGAACACCGGAGAGCTGGTGCGACTGATCGGGGCGCCCGAACGCGGGGTCGCGATGGAAGCGATGCGTCGGGCCGGCGCGATGAGAACGGCGGCGGCGGTGACCGGCCTTGGACGGATGCTGCAGCAGAGTGATGCCGAAGTCCGTCACGTGGCGGTGCAGGCGCTGGCGGAGATCGGGAGTCCCGGATCGATGCAGCTCCTGGAGCGGACGATCGACGACGCGTCGCGCGAGGTGCGCGTGGCCACGTTGCGCGCCTTCGCGGCGCGCGCGCATCGGCCCGCGCTCAACCGCCTCGAGGGCATGATCCGGGAGCGCAAGGTCGAAGGCGCCGACCTGACGGAGAAGATGGCCGTCTTCGAGGCCTACGGCGCGATGTGCGGCGATGCCGGGGTCGCGCTGCTCGACGGCATCCTCAACGGCAAGGGGTTGTTTGGCAAGCGCGACCACGCGGAACTGCGCGCGTGCGCCGCCATGGCGCTGGGTCGCGTCGGAACCGGGAACAGCGAGAAGGCCCTGCAAAAGGCCTCGGGCGACAAGGAGATCCTGGTGCGGAATGCCGTGAACCGGGCGCTGCGTGGGGGGGCCGCATGA
- a CDS encoding HD domain-containing protein, whose translation MTGNRITPTSAAGLTDFTGDTFLRRAGRQLVVTIYGAMRVIRLYPPENEAVRHALDELATSARLILQKEGELEFRASSEFIFVNATRLRLDLDNYASFSQILSTLKACGIGSFRATSELQARDWLVFLSIIMAEAKAGNEPTTGDLLEKLAAAGVTALDLGPPQHADDSEFQERAKEAAKRTYAQSVAVTKDVINSVRMGQAPSIKKIKRVVQSIVDQILNEETSLLGLTTIRDYDEYTFTHSVNVCIFSVALGRRLGLSKLQLYDLGLAALFHDIGKSRVPLTVLNKTDGLTDDDWRWLAAHPWLGVLALFHMRGQQELPYRAMVVAVEHHMKMDLTGYPKPIRPREQSIFSRIVAVADGFDAATSRRAYQTVPMSPAAVLAGMRDNPRRGMDPVVVKGFINLLGVFPVGTLVVLDTFELAIVHASNPVPEAMSRPIVRLVSDDRGNVLYPGHLVDLTEQAPSGSFRRTIIKTDTPERYGINVGDYFV comes from the coding sequence ATGACCGGCAACCGCATCACTCCGACCAGCGCCGCCGGCCTGACCGACTTCACCGGCGATACGTTCCTGCGACGTGCCGGGCGACAGCTCGTGGTCACGATCTACGGGGCGATGCGCGTCATTCGGCTGTATCCACCCGAGAACGAGGCGGTACGGCACGCCCTCGACGAACTCGCGACTTCGGCGCGCCTCATCCTGCAGAAGGAGGGTGAGCTGGAGTTCCGTGCGTCGAGCGAGTTCATCTTCGTGAACGCCACCCGCCTGCGGCTAGACCTCGACAACTACGCGTCGTTCAGTCAGATCCTCTCCACGCTCAAGGCCTGCGGCATCGGCAGCTTCCGCGCCACCAGCGAGCTGCAGGCGCGTGACTGGCTCGTGTTCCTGTCGATCATCATGGCGGAGGCGAAGGCCGGCAACGAGCCCACCACCGGTGACCTGCTGGAGAAGCTCGCCGCGGCCGGCGTCACCGCCCTCGATCTCGGGCCGCCGCAGCACGCCGACGACTCGGAGTTCCAGGAGCGCGCGAAAGAAGCGGCCAAGCGCACCTACGCGCAGTCGGTCGCCGTCACGAAGGACGTGATCAATTCGGTGCGCATGGGCCAGGCGCCGAGCATCAAGAAGATCAAGCGTGTGGTGCAGTCGATCGTCGATCAGATCCTCAACGAGGAGACGTCGCTGCTGGGCCTCACGACCATCCGCGACTACGACGAATACACGTTCACGCACTCGGTGAACGTCTGCATCTTCTCGGTTGCCCTGGGTCGCCGGCTGGGTCTCAGCAAGTTGCAGCTCTACGACCTGGGCCTCGCGGCACTGTTTCATGACATCGGCAAGTCGCGCGTACCACTCACGGTGCTCAACAAGACCGATGGTCTGACTGACGACGACTGGCGCTGGCTCGCGGCGCACCCCTGGCTCGGCGTGCTCGCGCTGTTTCACATGCGCGGGCAGCAGGAGCTGCCGTACCGCGCCATGGTCGTTGCCGTCGAGCATCACATGAAGATGGACCTGACGGGCTACCCCAAGCCCATCCGGCCGCGCGAGCAGAGCATCTTCAGTCGCATCGTGGCCGTGGCCGATGGCTTCGACGCAGCCACCTCTCGTCGCGCGTACCAGACCGTCCCGATGTCGCCCGCGGCCGTCCTCGCCGGCATGCGCGACAATCCCAGGCGCGGAATGGATCCGGTGGTGGTCAAGGGATTCATCAATCTGCTGGGCGTTTTTCCCGTCGGCACGCTCGTGGTGCTCGACACGTTCGAACTCGCGATCGTTCACGCGTCCAACCCGGTGCCCGAGGCCATGTCACGGCCCATTGTTCGTCTCGTGAGCGACGATCGCGGCAACGTGCTCTACCCGGGACACCTCGTTGACCTCACGGAGCAGGCGCCGTCGGGTTCGTTCAGGCGCACGATCATCAAGACGGACACTCCGGAACGGTATGGCATCAATGTCGGCGATTACTTCGTCTGA
- a CDS encoding tryptophan synthase subunit alpha, whose translation MRFDQLRARGRRALVVYLTAGFPDPERSLDLLRGVAGAGADVIEIGVPFSDPMADGPVIQRASQVALGHGVGLASTLALVQRAALDVPVVLFSYLNPLLAAGPGMLAAARDAGVSGVLVTDLPVGVDPEREAWLGGSGLAFVRLVAPTTPLERMREIGRHGSGFVYLISRLGVTGPRADVAADLPETVARLRSATTLPICVGFGVSSAAQATAVARLADGVVVGSAMVKAAEDSVQHAIDFTGELRLALDHA comes from the coding sequence GTGCGCTTCGACCAGCTGCGCGCGCGTGGGCGGCGGGCCCTGGTCGTGTATCTCACGGCGGGATTCCCCGACCCGGAGCGCTCGCTCGACCTGCTACGCGGTGTGGCTGGCGCCGGCGCGGATGTGATCGAGATCGGGGTTCCATTTTCCGATCCGATGGCCGACGGGCCGGTCATCCAGCGCGCGTCGCAGGTCGCGTTAGGCCACGGCGTCGGTCTTGCGAGCACCCTCGCGCTGGTGCAACGCGCGGCGCTCGACGTTCCCGTGGTCCTCTTCAGCTACCTCAACCCGCTCCTGGCGGCGGGGCCGGGCATGCTCGCCGCGGCAAGGGACGCTGGCGTGAGCGGTGTCCTCGTCACGGACCTGCCGGTCGGCGTGGATCCCGAACGCGAGGCATGGCTCGGAGGGAGCGGTCTCGCGTTCGTGCGGCTGGTGGCGCCCACCACGCCGCTCGAACGCATGCGCGAGATCGGACGCCACGGCAGCGGCTTCGTCTATCTGATCAGCCGACTCGGCGTGACGGGGCCGCGTGCGGATGTCGCCGCCGACCTGCCCGAGACCGTCGCGCGCCTGCGCTCGGCCACTACGCTGCCCATCTGCGTCGGGTTTGGCGTTTCGTCGGCGGCACAGGCCACCGCCGTGGCGCGCCTCGCCGACGGCGTCGTGGTGGGGAGTGCGATGGTGAAGGCCGCCGAGGACAGCGTGCAGCACGCGATCGACTTCACGGGCGAACTTCGCCTGGCGCTCGATCACGCCTGA
- a CDS encoding GAF domain-containing protein, which translates to MRPQLVSRSVGVAGTLLLGAALALDRRWMAMPWAIVFIAAATIALRLRPIQLTKFTAITGTALVALAGPLGVGFPAAALGIALGVWFSDIAVHGKQWSWAGVNAGREVLVIGVAMGWYAVVAARGQSGVRVTLSAELVPALTVFFATYFVTGRALQYYTLLARGKLTADERSLILRYELIAFAGSIAGTLVVLYTLENVARAGWAAVCIALAFVALLFRRIVEEAIAAEELNKIHEIERVVNSDVSMSDAMTHISALAHRFVDWRAFRVLRLREGALRALYSTSAGYQEDGEAEGGAAGLRDLAIASGEPIVVRDATRDPRVRSAADGIRSRLVAPLRFGERTLGIVELEHHKRAIYGDKEVEFVRRLAGQLATALQIQDLRRPLVESVGRLERQVGTLNVSARQLRTDAESVARLVGEISRTVGEENEEVTQSRDATESLHRGMTSIADDARAAAIASDRAAGIAREHRETIGVAIERLDAARGFAGESTSVLNDLGAQTQRAMSFIAVIKDLAEQTNLLALNAAIEAARAGEQGRGFAVVAEEIRRLAEQSARASEDATQLIGSLSEQMERATNQMERGRRLVNDVESLSGSAHQALAEILEASGAAADRIRQIAEVSRVQEREVGSVRSRVDRIADISRSNRGGAVQVATAAASQARAVSELETATHDLRELAGSLGALARQLTRLS; encoded by the coding sequence GTGCGGCCGCAACTGGTCTCCCGGAGTGTCGGCGTCGCGGGGACGCTCCTGCTCGGTGCCGCGCTCGCGCTCGATCGGCGATGGATGGCCATGCCCTGGGCCATCGTCTTCATCGCCGCCGCGACCATTGCCCTGCGCCTCCGTCCCATCCAGCTCACCAAGTTCACCGCGATCACCGGTACCGCGCTCGTCGCGCTCGCCGGTCCGCTCGGCGTCGGGTTTCCGGCGGCGGCATTGGGCATCGCCCTTGGCGTGTGGTTCTCCGACATCGCGGTCCACGGCAAGCAGTGGTCATGGGCCGGCGTCAACGCGGGTCGCGAGGTGCTGGTCATCGGCGTCGCCATGGGCTGGTATGCGGTCGTGGCGGCGCGCGGACAGTCGGGCGTGCGCGTCACGCTTTCGGCCGAGCTGGTGCCAGCGCTCACGGTGTTCTTCGCGACGTACTTCGTGACCGGACGCGCGCTGCAGTACTACACGCTGCTCGCTCGCGGCAAGCTGACGGCCGATGAGCGCTCGCTGATCCTGCGCTACGAGCTCATTGCATTCGCCGGATCCATCGCCGGAACGCTCGTGGTGCTCTACACCCTGGAGAACGTGGCGCGCGCGGGCTGGGCGGCCGTGTGTATCGCGCTCGCGTTCGTCGCACTCCTGTTCCGTCGCATCGTCGAGGAGGCGATTGCCGCCGAGGAGCTCAACAAGATTCACGAGATCGAGCGGGTGGTGAACAGTGACGTGTCCATGTCGGACGCGATGACGCACATCAGCGCGCTCGCACACCGATTCGTGGACTGGCGCGCGTTCCGCGTGTTGCGGCTTCGCGAGGGCGCCTTGCGCGCGCTGTACTCGACGTCCGCGGGGTACCAGGAAGACGGCGAAGCGGAAGGGGGAGCCGCCGGCCTTCGCGACCTCGCCATCGCCAGCGGGGAACCGATCGTGGTGCGCGACGCCACGCGCGACCCGCGGGTACGGAGCGCGGCGGATGGAATCCGCAGCCGGCTCGTCGCCCCGCTTCGATTCGGGGAGCGCACCCTTGGCATCGTGGAACTCGAGCACCACAAGCGCGCCATCTACGGAGACAAGGAGGTCGAGTTCGTACGACGTCTCGCCGGGCAGCTCGCAACCGCGCTGCAGATCCAGGACCTGCGGCGCCCGCTCGTCGAGTCGGTGGGTCGCCTCGAACGCCAGGTGGGGACGCTCAACGTGAGTGCGCGGCAGCTCCGGACAGACGCCGAGTCGGTGGCGCGCCTGGTGGGTGAGATCTCGCGCACGGTGGGGGAGGAGAACGAAGAGGTCACGCAGAGCCGCGACGCCACCGAGTCGCTGCATCGCGGCATGACGAGCATTGCCGATGATGCGCGCGCGGCCGCGATCGCCAGCGACCGCGCGGCCGGCATTGCGCGCGAACACCGGGAGACGATCGGTGTCGCGATCGAACGGCTCGATGCCGCCCGCGGATTCGCCGGCGAGAGTACGTCGGTACTCAATGACCTCGGCGCCCAGACGCAGCGTGCCATGTCGTTCATCGCCGTCATCAAGGACCTGGCCGAACAGACGAACCTCCTGGCGCTCAATGCCGCGATCGAAGCCGCGCGCGCGGGGGAGCAGGGGCGCGGGTTCGCCGTCGTTGCCGAGGAGATCCGACGGCTCGCCGAGCAGAGCGCGCGTGCCTCGGAGGACGCGACGCAGCTGATCGGCTCCCTGTCCGAACAGATGGAGCGAGCGACCAACCAGATGGAACGTGGGCGACGGCTGGTGAACGACGTGGAGTCGCTCAGCGGGTCGGCGCATCAGGCGCTGGCGGAGATCCTCGAGGCCAGCGGCGCGGCCGCCGATCGGATCCGCCAGATTGCCGAGGTGTCCCGCGTGCAGGAACGCGAGGTCGGGTCGGTACGCTCACGCGTCGATCGGATCGCCGACATTTCCCGCAGCAACCGCGGTGGCGCGGTGCAGGTCGCCACGGCCGCGGCGTCGCAGGCGCGCGCGGTGAGCGAGCTGGAAACTGCCACGCACGATCTGCGTGAACTGGCTGGCTCACTCGGCGCGCTGGCCAGGCAGCTGACCCGTCTTTCGTGA
- a CDS encoding LytR C-terminal domain-containing protein yields MERRALTRAIALGVIALALLGSGWWAWHAWTRPMDASVDAVRRVVPEGTRIRVEVVNATTARGLARRATLYLRDLGFDVVRFSGSDVRRDTTLVIDRVGRPEWARLASEAFGNAPVESRADTAGFVDLTILVGSSWRAPPQTLNP; encoded by the coding sequence GTGGAACGCCGTGCGCTGACGCGCGCGATCGCGCTCGGCGTGATCGCGCTGGCCCTGCTGGGTAGCGGCTGGTGGGCGTGGCACGCGTGGACGCGCCCGATGGATGCGAGTGTTGACGCCGTACGGCGCGTGGTGCCCGAGGGCACGCGCATCCGCGTGGAGGTGGTGAATGCCACGACGGCGCGCGGCCTCGCGCGGCGGGCAACGCTCTACCTGCGTGACCTCGGCTTCGACGTGGTGCGGTTCAGCGGTTCGGACGTGCGTCGTGACACCACGCTGGTGATCGATCGCGTCGGCCGGCCAGAGTGGGCGCGGTTGGCGAGCGAGGCCTTCGGTAACGCACCGGTGGAGTCACGCGCCGACACGGCCGGGTTTGTCGACCTCACGATCCTCGTCGGCTCGAGCTGGCGAGCGCCGCCGCAGACGCTCAACCCGTAG
- the rlmN gene encoding 23S rRNA (adenine(2503)-C(2))-methyltransferase RlmN, with protein sequence MKTNLLALPLAEARQALQEFFDGRAEPAYRTEQTLRRLWHAPVDRFADITDLPASLREALAERFDLPRLTLMTRQSSVDGTEKFLFQLADGQAIETVAIPDGSRMTFCISSQAGCALQCAFCATGVMGFARNLGLHEIAGQVRELAMLDPPLRATNIVFMGMGEPMMNWPAVDATLTVLNDPGGFGIGARHITVSTVGVLPGIVALAARPEQFRLAISIHAPNDALRRSLMPVNVKYPLADVIEAARTFDRRVTFEYVMLGGVNDQPGHAHELAALARHCAAFVNLIPLHPGGAGTFVPTTSREIRDFATLLARAGVEVAVRKSRGTDISAACGQLRVERLRRRSPARADEDREVDKPGRVGA encoded by the coding sequence ATGAAGACCAATCTCCTTGCCCTCCCGCTCGCGGAGGCCCGTCAGGCGCTCCAGGAGTTTTTCGACGGACGTGCCGAGCCCGCCTATCGGACGGAGCAGACCCTCCGACGACTCTGGCACGCACCGGTCGACCGCTTTGCGGACATCACGGACCTTCCCGCCAGCCTTCGAGAAGCGCTGGCCGAGCGGTTCGACCTCCCGCGCCTCACCTTGATGACGCGGCAGTCCTCCGTCGACGGTACGGAGAAGTTTCTCTTTCAGCTCGCCGACGGCCAGGCCATCGAGACGGTGGCGATTCCGGACGGCAGCCGCATGACGTTCTGCATCTCGTCGCAGGCCGGCTGCGCGCTCCAGTGTGCGTTCTGCGCCACCGGGGTGATGGGGTTCGCCCGCAACCTCGGGCTGCATGAAATCGCCGGGCAGGTCCGGGAGCTGGCGATGCTCGACCCGCCCCTCCGGGCCACGAACATCGTCTTCATGGGGATGGGCGAGCCGATGATGAATTGGCCCGCGGTCGACGCCACGCTCACCGTGCTCAACGACCCGGGCGGCTTTGGCATCGGGGCGCGGCACATCACGGTATCCACCGTGGGCGTGTTACCGGGTATCGTGGCGCTCGCCGCGCGGCCCGAGCAGTTCCGACTCGCGATCTCGATCCACGCCCCCAACGATGCGTTGCGGCGCTCGCTGATGCCGGTGAACGTGAAGTATCCGCTGGCCGACGTGATCGAGGCGGCACGCACCTTCGACCGACGGGTCACCTTCGAGTACGTGATGCTCGGCGGCGTCAACGACCAGCCGGGGCACGCACACGAGCTGGCGGCGCTGGCACGCCACTGTGCCGCGTTCGTGAACCTCATTCCGCTGCACCCGGGCGGCGCGGGCACGTTCGTGCCGACCACGTCACGCGAAATCCGGGACTTCGCGACGCTGCTCGCTCGAGCGGGTGTCGAGGTTGCCGTGCGGAAGAGCCGCGGCACCGACATCAGCGCCGCGTGCGGCCAGCTACGGGTTGAGCGTCTGCGGCGGCGCTCGCCAGCTCGAGCCGACGAGGATCGTGAGGTCGACAAACCCGGCCGTGTCGGCGCGTGA
- the aspS gene encoding aspartate--tRNA ligase has translation MRTHRCGALRLQHAGLEVRLGGWVHRTRNLGGLVFVDLRDRDGIVQVSFDPSLAGPDTMEAAQRLTPESVVLVWGTVVERPADVRNADLATGAIEVRATRLALVGPAQIPVIPVARARNDALPAEDLRLKHRILDLRRPELQANLIMRHRLLQVARETMSDLGFLEIETPILTKPTPEGARDYLVPSRVHPGQFYALPQSPQIYKQLLMVAGYDRYFQIARCFRDEDLRADRQPEFTQVDLEASFVAQEDVQLVVERVLVALWRAAGHEIPSPFPRLTWREAMERYGIDKPDLRYGVEIEDLTSRVGDDAAPFVREAIAAGGRLRALRVANAGEASRKDIDALAAIAKDAKAGGLIWARRAATAWEGQGVKAFGATLLEGLGGAVGDLLLAVVGQDTQTSAALHGVRTAVVRRPGTPMLREHAFCWVVDFPLFEHDPETGHHVPAHHPFTSPHADDFAYLESDPGRCRAQHYDAVYNGNELGSGSIRITDPAIQSTIFRLLGIPAEEQQRRFGFLLDGLASGAPPHGGFALGFDRIAMLLAGAPSLRDVIAFPKTTAARALFEDAPTFVKPADLTALHLATLADGTRA, from the coding sequence ATGCGCACGCATCGCTGCGGTGCTCTGCGCCTCCAGCACGCGGGCCTCGAGGTCCGACTCGGCGGATGGGTGCACCGCACACGGAATCTGGGCGGGCTCGTTTTTGTCGACCTGCGCGACCGGGACGGCATCGTGCAGGTGTCGTTCGATCCCTCGCTCGCAGGGCCCGACACCATGGAGGCTGCCCAGCGACTGACCCCTGAGTCGGTGGTGCTGGTGTGGGGAACCGTGGTGGAGCGTCCGGCCGACGTGCGAAACGCAGACCTCGCCACCGGGGCGATCGAGGTGCGCGCGACGCGGCTTGCTCTGGTGGGACCGGCGCAGATTCCGGTGATTCCGGTGGCCCGGGCGCGCAATGACGCGTTGCCGGCCGAGGACCTGCGACTGAAGCATCGCATCCTCGACCTGCGTCGCCCTGAGCTGCAGGCCAACCTCATCATGCGCCATCGGCTGCTGCAGGTGGCGCGCGAGACGATGTCGGATCTTGGCTTTCTCGAGATCGAAACGCCGATCCTGACCAAGCCCACGCCGGAGGGTGCGCGCGATTACCTCGTGCCAAGTCGGGTGCATCCGGGCCAGTTCTACGCGCTGCCGCAGTCGCCGCAGATCTACAAACAGTTGCTGATGGTGGCGGGCTACGATCGTTACTTCCAGATCGCCCGATGCTTCCGCGACGAGGATCTGCGCGCCGATCGGCAGCCGGAGTTCACGCAAGTCGACCTCGAGGCCAGCTTCGTCGCGCAGGAAGACGTGCAACTCGTGGTGGAGCGCGTGCTGGTCGCGCTGTGGCGTGCGGCGGGCCACGAGATTCCCTCGCCCTTTCCGCGATTGACGTGGCGGGAGGCCATGGAGCGCTACGGGATCGACAAGCCCGACCTGCGCTACGGCGTGGAGATCGAGGATCTGACGTCGCGGGTGGGTGACGATGCGGCGCCGTTCGTGCGCGAGGCCATCGCTGCGGGTGGGCGACTGCGGGCGCTGCGCGTGGCGAATGCCGGGGAGGCATCGCGCAAGGACATCGACGCGCTGGCCGCGATCGCGAAGGACGCGAAGGCCGGAGGACTCATCTGGGCACGACGCGCGGCGACCGCCTGGGAAGGGCAGGGCGTGAAGGCGTTCGGCGCGACGCTCCTCGAAGGGCTTGGCGGGGCCGTCGGAGACTTGCTGCTTGCCGTCGTTGGTCAGGACACGCAGACGTCGGCGGCGCTGCACGGGGTGCGCACGGCGGTGGTCCGGCGACCCGGCACGCCGATGCTGCGCGAACATGCGTTCTGCTGGGTGGTCGACTTCCCCTTGTTTGAGCACGATCCCGAGACCGGCCACCACGTGCCCGCGCATCACCCATTCACCTCCCCGCACGCAGACGACTTCGCGTACCTGGAATCGGATCCCGGTCGCTGCCGGGCGCAACACTACGACGCGGTCTACAACGGGAACGAGCTGGGCAGTGGCTCGATTCGCATCACCGATCCAGCAATCCAGTCGACGATCTTCCGGTTGCTGGGGATCCCGGCAGAAGAGCAACAGCGTCGGTTCGGGTTCCTGCTGGACGGCCTTGCATCCGGGGCGCCTCCGCACGGCGGGTTTGCTCTCGGGTTCGACCGCATCGCGATGCTGCTGGCGGGCGCGCCCTCGCTGCGCGATGTGATCGCGTTCCCCAAGACGACGGCGGCGCGGGCGCTGTTCGAGGACGCGCCCACCTTCGTGAAGCCGGCCGACCTGACCGCGCTGCACCTCGCCACTCTCGCCGACGGAACGCGTGCCTGA
- a CDS encoding PhoH family protein, with protein sequence MPDETRTQRLSVEGADPLLLAGVNDANLNELARVSGARVSLRGDVLTLSGTAEAMERAMPVAQRMIDSARQRLALDADDILRASLEHQRDNGTPGETRIVLPGVRRIIQPKSSGQAEYLQAIADHDIVIGIGPAGTGKTYLAVAAAVDALSRKRVKRIILARPAVEAGESLGFLPGDMQAKVDPYLRPLYDALEDMMPAERMQRALETRVIEIAPLAYMRGRTLSDAFVILDEAQNATNAQMKMFLTRLGANSQTVITGDKTQIDLPRREESGLLQIERILRGIDGIAVHYLGDADVVRHRLVREIIKAYEAEAEGGGDAPRA encoded by the coding sequence GTGCCTGACGAGACCCGAACGCAGCGCCTGAGCGTCGAGGGCGCCGATCCGCTGCTGCTGGCCGGCGTGAATGATGCCAACCTGAACGAGCTGGCCCGGGTGTCCGGGGCGCGCGTCTCGCTCCGGGGTGACGTGCTCACGCTGTCCGGGACGGCCGAGGCCATGGAGCGGGCGATGCCGGTGGCGCAGCGCATGATCGATTCGGCACGCCAGCGGCTGGCGCTCGATGCGGACGACATCCTGCGAGCCAGCCTCGAGCACCAGCGCGACAATGGCACCCCGGGCGAGACCCGGATCGTCCTCCCCGGCGTGCGGCGCATCATCCAGCCCAAGTCTTCGGGGCAGGCGGAGTATCTCCAGGCGATCGCCGACCACGACATCGTGATCGGCATCGGGCCGGCCGGTACCGGCAAGACCTACCTCGCCGTTGCTGCCGCGGTCGACGCCCTCTCGCGCAAGCGCGTCAAGCGCATCATCCTGGCGCGCCCGGCCGTGGAGGCGGGCGAGAGCCTCGGGTTCCTCCCCGGCGACATGCAGGCCAAGGTGGACCCCTACCTCCGTCCGCTGTACGACGCGCTCGAGGACATGATGCCGGCCGAGCGGATGCAGCGCGCGCTGGAGACGCGCGTCATCGAGATCGCGCCGCTCGCCTACATGCGCGGCCGCACCCTGTCGGACGCGTTCGTCATCCTCGACGAGGCACAGAACGCCACGAACGCGCAGATGAAGATGTTCCTGACGCGCCTCGGGGCGAACTCGCAGACGGTGATCACCGGCGACAAGACCCAGATCGACCTGCCACGGCGCGAGGAATCGGGCCTGCTGCAGATCGAGCGGATCCTCCGGGGCATCGACGGCATCGCCGTGCACTACCTCGGCGACGCCGACGTCGTCCGTCATCGGCTCGTGCGCGAGATCATCAAGGCGTACGAAGCGGAGGCGGAGGGAGGTGGCGACGCGCCCCGTGCGTAG
- the ybeY gene encoding rRNA maturation RNase YbeY: MRSDDPPQRRSRTHPGRVPAKGAIQVEVTSEIGRSPLSRVAIGGLARHVLRAERIPRAHLAIHLVTVSRIARLHREFVGRHGPTDIVTLEHARSAAGAPVVGEISIAPAVAAANAAALGIPAREEIARLVVHGVLHALGWDHPETAARTRSPMWRRQETLLRSARRQGVFATRHPR; the protein is encoded by the coding sequence GTGCGTAGCGACGACCCTCCACAGCGCCGTTCGCGCACACACCCCGGGCGTGTTCCCGCAAAGGGCGCGATTCAGGTCGAGGTCACGAGCGAGATCGGCCGATCGCCGTTGTCGCGCGTCGCGATCGGCGGGCTCGCGCGTCACGTCCTGCGCGCCGAACGCATCCCGCGCGCCCACCTGGCGATCCACCTGGTGACCGTGTCGCGCATTGCAAGGCTCCATCGCGAGTTCGTCGGGCGTCACGGGCCGACGGACATCGTGACGCTCGAGCATGCCCGCTCCGCCGCCGGGGCACCGGTGGTCGGCGAGATCAGCATCGCCCCGGCGGTGGCCGCTGCCAACGCCGCCGCGCTCGGTATCCCGGCGCGCGAGGAGATCGCACGCCTGGTCGTCCACGGTGTGCTGCACGCCCTCGGTTGGGACCACCCGGAGACGGCGGCGCGAACGCGGTCCCCCATGTGGCGGCGTCAGGAGACGCTCCTGCGCTCCGCCCGTCGGCAGGGTGTGTTCGCGACCCGTCATCCGCGATGA